TTGTTTCAAAAGGACTGAGTGCTGACACAAAGAGACACCAACTGAACTAGTGTCAGCGTTATAGTATCCAATTTGTGTCAGTTTGTAAGGacttaaacacaattttttttctactctaTACAACtactttgttttttaatgacTAAGCAAGTAATTTATTTCTTATACATCTTCATTAATTGGTTATTGCCTTCCCCCAAACATAGAAAGAGACATACGGAGACTTTGATGGTTCCCAGAAACCCACATACAGAAGTAACAGCTCTCCAGAATGTAACTGCACCCACACAGACACCATTTATATGTGATCATTGATGTGCTTCTTATTACAGGAACTAGATCATGTTCTAGAGTCATAAAGATGGATTTTCTGGTGTTATTATACTGGTTTCtagaaaaaaaggagagaaaaaggaCAGAATAATGAACAGTTCtgtgttatacatatataaaacacctacatattaaaggacatgtaaagcctacattttcctaccctGTATATAAGTttggcatatcttccccacccaagccacataatttgtaccacatataccccctccatttaccAGCACCCTCCGgcttcctaaaacaaatagcacctttcacccagcggccattttccctctgacacatcatcaataacattgacatctgcaaacaggacatgtatgctgtaaagttcaggCAAAGCAGAATGCAGAGTTACAcagacacaacatactttgataaaaagttctgctggggttgaacactgtaatggttaagctgagctcaggagaggtggttaggagaaaaaaaatggatcagacaactagagcagagtttctatgggaacagcaatgctatctcttcattggctgttagactggagggtgtgtttagtaatctgagctgggaagaactgagcatgctcataagtcaacaaaGCAAAtccctgagggaggggccaagtgGGTTAGAGTTGGAGaatgatttctaagtgattaaggggatgctgcagcctttctgtttgggaggggtgtgtgtatggatgctgggttttcatttggaggggttgaacttgatggactttgtcttttttcaacccaatttaactatgtaactatgtaactatgtaaccttgttaacaatcagagtggcagttatctaatgATTTCAATGAGGGGGGTTACATCttctttaatatgttattttggggttaaaattcctttaaaggaaaactataccccctgaacaatgtaggtctctataaacaaatactgcataaaacagctcacatgtaaaaccctgcttcatgtaaataaaccatattcataataaaatacttttttagtagtatgtgccattggctaatcagaaataaaaaattgccattttaaaaaaataagggccgccccatgGGATCTAatgatttacggtgcacacaaacaaaccaaacactatacttgttaggtcacatgagccaattaacagacagagttctgtcttttacttccacacttcttcctgttacagttgtagtatatatagtatgtagTATGTAGTATATGTAGTTGTAGTATGTAGTATATcggttgcttaaatattcattttggggttacagttttcctttaaaggggtggttcatctttaagttaacttttagtatgttatagaatggtcaattctaagcaacttttcaattggtcttcattattgattttttacagttttttttttaaattattgcctttttcttctgactctttccagctttcaaatagggcgTAACTGACTCCatccaaaaaaccaaatgctctgtaaggatacaaatgtattgtttctcTAGTATATAGTGCTCTCTGCCAGACTCATTTCTGCATGATACATACTGTACGTGCCCTATCCAGCACATTATCTAAAACAATTAGATCCAGCCTGGGCCACAGGAGGCAAAATTGATGCAGCAATATTCCGTCTTGGCATGCTGCACCATCTTAATGAATGAGCCTCCATGTTTCCTGAATGATCTTTATTCAGGTGAAGAAGGTCTAAGACCTGCTgaaaattcatataaataaacactgCTGTAGTTATAATACAATGAGCCTTCTGTTGAGGAGAAGCGTCTTGCTCACCATGTACAAAGCACATATAATGAACTCACTTTAATTCTGCCATCCCAACCACATACCTGGCAATCTCTGTAACATCCGAAATCAGATGGGCAGCATTTCTCATTATCAGGACAAGTGGAGTCAGATGCACAAGTGCTCCTCATTGCAGCAATGCACATTATGTCAGTTTTACGACGACAGGCACCCAACTTTTCTGCAATACATGGAACAGCAGCAAAGATAAAGGTGAAGTCATTCAGAGAAAAGGCATGGAATATAAAGGGGGATTAACTGGACGATCTCAGAGAGAAAGATCACTTAAACAGATACTGGCACcattgccttttattatatatacatagagCAGTCCTATGCTTCACAAAGGAGAAATCATGTGGGGTTTATTATCCCCAGAGGACACATGTCAAGGATAGGCCTTAAAGTGGTAAGAAGACCCAGGCTATATTTATTTCTAGGAGGCTTTCAGTGAGGTGACCAGAGCACAGAGGAATCCAGTGTTTGACTGGAACACCAGGGCACACTCTCAGTACTactatttttcctctcctcactcaacttctcctagtctcttttatttacatactatagtactataatctattattccatttatttagcctctttgttctcaatgaaataggaatagccatgaaataggccaaatgtttaacagcatgaaagcccactgacatctgggcccaccggaagttttcctgttatcccggtgggccagtccgacactggaggtaTCAtagcggccttcctatatatttatcttttttccctattaaaaatatTGGGATCAgctaacatttttactggctaggtggcaaccctaggcacagtATCAAAATTATAGTTCAGCTACAACAGCTTTCCTCCAGACACTTCCATCAGTTGAGAAAGAGGGTAACAAAGCTGTTCAGTGGCTGTGGTCAGAAAGGAAAGAATTCAACCCCGGCAGTGGAAGTATGGTAAGGTAAAGGAATGTATGAACACAATGGATGTGCCTGAGCAGAGCCTTATAACACTGGGGATAGAACATTTGAAAAAAAGCCAAGTACATAAGTAGGTTTCTTACCTTTTACAGAAGGCACACAGGTCTTTCCCCCATTATAGAGGCAGCACTTGGATCTCTTAGGGCATTCACTGTCTGAGGTGCAGAAATCTGTAACACGTGGCATTTGTGTAGCACGGGGACAGGTGCCGGGCTTCTCTATAAGTTACACATAGACAGAAAAATCAGTGACTTTGGAGAAGCTACACTGGCTGTCTCTGTGAAACAGTCatgcagaataaatgcaaaaaatttagattatctgCTACAGGGACAAGTTGCTCTTCCCGTGTAATGATGAAATCCATATGGGAAATTATTATTAGTGGGGTAGCTACAGAAGAAACATAGTAGGAGTCATTTTATATTCCACGTGGCACAAGTGTTAAGAGTAGTACAGCGCAGAGCCAGAGCCATTTCTGAGACAGAGGCAGCTCCTGAAATGCCTGTCTGGGGGGAGGCCACAACacaagcacaattgcactctcttgcACTATggaagccgaatttctggtttaagaAATGGAAATCTAGaccttaaaggtaccaggagcggctttttacTGCCCCAgcaacctattattattattattaacatgtatttatatagcgccaacatattgcgtagtggAGTCAGTGTCGGAATGGCCCCcaggatactaggaaaactccgGGGTggccccaggtgtcagtgggcctcttgcttctaaacatttggcctatttcatggtcattccctatttctttatgtgaAAAAATACTTAATAATGTAAGAAAAGATTATAGTAAATAGATacaaaagactaggagaataaagaggttgagttaggagagtaggaataataatttggaaagtagGACCACAGTCTTAGGTTTTCAAATGGCCCAtgctctaaggttttctggtggtcctctggcatcccagtctgaaaCTGTTTAAAGGTGCCACCTTAGAGCAGGTCATGATAATAGTGCCTTGTTGTGAGCCGACGCTCCATAACTTGCagtgcctttttttgcactttgtgcactgCCTACTGCATTGAAAATAAGCCCTGGTGTGTACTCACAAATGACCAAATATATTCAATCTTGTCCTCTACTTGGGAAAATCAGCCAAATACCCAAAAACAagattttgcataataaaagaaaaaagaatacaaCCAACTTTCCAATGTGcagtaatcaaatttttttttacaaataatttgcaaatgtattaaatgtaatgGGTTATGGGGCAAACTTTCACGGTTTTTGTGTATAATTCTAATGTTTGGTGGCAAATAATGCCTCTGAGAGAGACACACATAGGAGGTAGTACATGGGCCAAGGACACCTTCCCAAGGACaccttcccttcccagagatgcACTACTGGAAAAGCCCCCCTTCTATATGCCCCAACCACACTCACCTTGTGCTGGAGGTTTGCAGAATTTGTCGCCATTGTCTGAGCAACACTTTTTGGTTCCCTTACAATCATTGTCAGATCTGCATCTGGTATCGTGTGACACAAAGTCTTCCGTCAAAAACCTCTCAGATGGGCATTTTCCTGGTTTGCCTGCTGTTAcaaatacacataatatatattatttttattattaaagcacaATGAATGCCCTGTAAATTCTATTATTGATGTTGTCTTGGGTTATAAACTGTGCATAGTGCGGTCATTCTGGTCGCAGGACTCAACAATTCACTTTAAAATATGGAGGTTTTCGGTCAT
The Xenopus laevis strain J_2021 chromosome 9_10S, Xenopus_laevis_v10.1, whole genome shotgun sequence DNA segment above includes these coding regions:
- the LOC108702744 gene encoding WAP four-disulfide core domain protein 3 yields the protein MKMKHPKAAQTGLMMITGQSCVFGLLLLCLAVLGTSVPAGKPGKCPSERFLTEDFVSHDTRCRSDNDCKGTKKCCSDNGDKFCKPPAQEKPGTCPRATQMPRVTDFCTSDSECPKRSKCCLYNGGKTCVPSVKEKLGACRRKTDIMCIAAMRSTCASDSTCPDNEKCCPSDFGCYRDCQKPV